Proteins from a single region of Methanotorris igneus Kol 5:
- the selB gene encoding selenocysteine-specific translation elongation factor, producing the protein MINVNLGIFGHIDHGKTLLAKQLTEIASTSALDKPPESKRRGITIDIGFSSFTLDNYRITLVDAPGHADLIKAVVGAADIIDLALLVVDAREGPKTQTGEHLLILDLFNIPTIVVMNKIDIASEDEIKNTETFMRAILNSTNNLKNAKIVKISAKEGIGIDELKKTLKETLDNMEIKRDVDNYFKMPIDHAFSIKGVGTVVTGTIHKGKVSVGDEMRTFPINVDVKVKGIQCFKKDVNEAYAGDRVGIALQGVEPKQIFRGCVLTSKDTKLEVVDKIVAKVKISEIFKYNITPKMKVHLNVGMMVVPATVVPFQKMNFEGKEVNVILNEVKGGDECYCAFELEEKVVAEIGDRVLITRLDLPPTTLRICGHGEIVEFKGVKELNIKKIVTREGKVVAKKDKLFVEGLASSKTSAEKLIGEVVYVPSKNIKGVIKGTFGTKGHLVVEFDGDVEKGDTVILRRLRNWG; encoded by the coding sequence ATGATAAATGTAAATCTTGGAATTTTTGGACATATAGACCACGGTAAAACATTACTCGCCAAACAACTAACTGAAATTGCCTCAACATCAGCATTAGATAAACCCCCAGAATCAAAGAGGAGAGGAATAACTATAGATATTGGGTTCTCATCATTTACCTTGGACAACTATAGAATTACATTGGTTGATGCTCCAGGACATGCGGATCTAATAAAAGCAGTCGTTGGGGCAGCGGATATTATTGATTTAGCTCTACTCGTTGTTGATGCGAGGGAAGGGCCAAAAACCCAAACAGGAGAGCATCTCTTAATTTTGGATTTATTTAATATCCCAACCATTGTTGTGATGAATAAGATTGATATTGCATCAGAGGATGAGATAAAAAATACCGAAACGTTCATGAGGGCCATTTTAAATTCAACGAACAATTTAAAAAATGCAAAGATTGTCAAAATTTCTGCAAAAGAAGGTATTGGAATTGATGAATTAAAGAAGACACTTAAAGAGACATTGGACAACATGGAAATTAAGAGAGACGTTGACAATTATTTCAAAATGCCAATAGACCATGCGTTTTCAATAAAAGGTGTAGGGACGGTTGTCACTGGAACTATACACAAAGGAAAGGTTTCTGTTGGAGATGAGATGAGAACATTCCCAATAAATGTTGATGTTAAGGTTAAAGGTATCCAATGTTTTAAGAAGGATGTAAATGAAGCTTATGCAGGAGATAGAGTAGGGATAGCATTGCAGGGAGTTGAGCCAAAGCAAATTTTTAGGGGGTGTGTTTTAACCTCAAAAGATACAAAATTGGAAGTTGTGGATAAAATCGTCGCAAAGGTGAAAATTTCTGAAATCTTCAAATACAATATAACTCCAAAGATGAAGGTGCATTTGAACGTTGGGATGATGGTTGTTCCAGCAACTGTTGTTCCTTTCCAAAAGATGAATTTTGAAGGAAAAGAGGTGAATGTAATATTAAATGAAGTAAAGGGAGGGGACGAATGCTATTGTGCATTTGAGTTGGAAGAGAAGGTTGTTGCTGAAATTGGGGATAGGGTTTTAATAACGCGACTTGACTTACCTCCAACAACATTAAGGATTTGTGGACATGGAGAGATCGTTGAATTTAAAGGAGTCAAAGAATTAAATATAAAGAAAATAGTCACCAGAGAAGGAAAAGTTGTGGCAAAAAAGGACAAACTATTTGTCGAGGGTTTGGCATCCTCAAAAACATCAGCGGAGAAACTTATTGGAGAGGTTGTTTATGTTCCTTCAAAGAATATAAAGGGAGTTATAAAAGGAACATTTGGAACCAAGGGGCATTTGGTTGTGGAATTTGATGGGGATGTGGAAAAGGGGGACACAGTTATTCTAAGGAGATTGAGAAATTGGGGATAA
- the serB gene encoding phosphoserine phosphatase SerB, giving the protein MEGKKKKIILFDFDSTLVDCETIDEIAKEAGVEEEVKKITKEAMEGKLNFEQSLRKRVSLLKGLPVEKVEKAVSNIKLMNGAEETIKELKKRGYVIGVVSGGFDIAVNRIKEKLGLDYAYANELIEKDGILTGEVRGPVMSETAKGDILEEIARKEGVDLKDTVVVGDGANDISMFNKAGLKIAFCAKEILKEKADICIEKKDLREILKHID; this is encoded by the coding sequence ATGGAAGGGAAAAAGAAAAAAATAATACTATTTGATTTTGATAGTACTTTGGTAGATTGTGAGACTATAGATGAAATTGCAAAAGAGGCTGGTGTTGAGGAAGAAGTAAAGAAAATAACCAAAGAAGCCATGGAAGGAAAATTAAACTTTGAACAATCACTGAGAAAAAGAGTATCTCTTTTAAAAGGTCTTCCAGTTGAGAAAGTAGAGAAAGCAGTGTCCAATATAAAGTTAATGAACGGTGCAGAAGAGACAATTAAAGAACTAAAAAAGAGAGGTTATGTTATTGGTGTTGTTAGCGGAGGTTTTGATATAGCGGTTAATAGAATAAAGGAAAAACTTGGACTCGATTATGCCTATGCAAATGAACTCATAGAGAAAGATGGTATATTGACTGGAGAAGTTAGGGGTCCAGTAATGTCTGAAACTGCAAAAGGGGACATATTGGAAGAGATTGCAAGAAAAGAAGGTGTGGATTTAAAAGATACTGTTGTTGTTGGTGATGGTGCAAATGATATTAGCATGTTTAATAAGGCGGGCTTAAAAATAGCATTTTGTGCAAAAGAAATTTTAAAAGAAAAGGCGGATATTTGCATTGAAAAAAAGGACTTAAGGGAAATTTTAAAACATATAGATTAA
- a CDS encoding methanogenesis marker 15 protein: protein MVKIAELTCGAEYSGVQKEIEKAAAAVGGEIIFPEVDLDYIDKVEEYLGFEVASANLKLMFARAMSIIEGNTDAEAVFIATCFRCAEGALVRNEVRRLIQQHTDLPVVMYSFTERTKASELLTRMEALATIVERKSLLARKKQEGISLGIDSGSTTTKAVVMQDNEVVGTGWVYTRDVIESAKEAVDNALKEAGLKIEDIETIGTTGYGRHTIGEYFKADLIQEELTVNSKGAAFLADKQEGEATVIDIGGMDNKAISLNNAIPDSFTMGGICAGASGRFFEITARRLGVSIQELGELAAKGDWRKINMNSYCIVFGIQDLVTALAEGAKAEDVAAAAAHSVAEQIYEQQLQEVDVRDPVILVGGSSLLKGMVLALEEILGRKIIVPPYSQHIGAVGAALLASGFRYMKKKD, encoded by the coding sequence ATGGTAAAAATTGCGGAATTGACTTGTGGAGCAGAATACAGCGGAGTTCAGAAAGAAATTGAAAAGGCAGCTGCAGCTGTTGGCGGAGAAATTATCTTTCCAGAAGTTGATTTGGATTATATTGATAAGGTTGAGGAGTATTTAGGGTTTGAAGTTGCATCAGCAAATTTAAAATTGATGTTTGCAAGGGCAATGTCCATAATTGAGGGTAATACTGATGCAGAGGCAGTATTTATAGCGACATGCTTTAGATGTGCTGAAGGAGCATTGGTTAGGAATGAGGTTAGAAGATTGATTCAGCAACATACAGATTTGCCTGTGGTTATGTATTCATTCACCGAGAGAACAAAGGCATCTGAACTTTTAACAAGAATGGAAGCATTAGCAACAATTGTAGAGAGAAAATCATTATTGGCAAGGAAAAAGCAGGAGGGTATTAGCTTAGGTATTGATAGTGGTTCAACAACAACAAAAGCAGTAGTGATGCAGGATAATGAGGTTGTGGGAACAGGATGGGTCTATACAAGGGATGTAATAGAATCTGCAAAAGAGGCCGTTGACAATGCATTAAAAGAAGCAGGATTAAAAATAGAAGATATTGAGACCATTGGAACTACTGGATATGGTAGGCATACAATTGGAGAATACTTTAAGGCTGATTTGATTCAGGAAGAGTTAACCGTAAACTCAAAAGGGGCTGCATTTTTGGCAGATAAGCAGGAAGGAGAGGCGACAGTTATTGATATTGGAGGAATGGATAACAAAGCAATATCACTAAACAATGCAATCCCAGACAGCTTTACAATGGGTGGTATCTGTGCTGGGGCAAGCGGTAGGTTCTTTGAAATTACTGCAAGAAGATTAGGAGTCTCAATCCAAGAACTTGGGGAGTTAGCAGCTAAAGGAGACTGGAGAAAAATAAACATGAATAGTTATTGTATCGTCTTTGGTATTCAGGATTTAGTCACTGCATTAGCAGAGGGGGCAAAAGCAGAGGATGTTGCTGCAGCAGCGGCACATTCAGTTGCAGAGCAGATTTATGAGCAACAGTTGCAAGAGGTTGATGTTAGAGACCCAGTTATCTTGGTTGGGGGAAGTAGTTTGTTGAAGGGAATGGTTTTAGCATTAGAGGAAATTTTAGGTAGAAAAATTATTGTTCCACCATACTCCCAACACATTGGGGCTGTTGGTGCTGCACTATTAGCATCAGGATTTAGATACATGAAGAAAAAGGATTAA
- the hjc gene encoding Holliday junction resolvase Hjc has protein sequence MYRKGSNFERELKRALEKKGFAVVRSAGSHGVDIIAGKNGNIYIFECKSTSKEKFYVKKEDIDKLISFSETFGGKPYLALKIKGKWLFINPYLLHTDGKNYALEYKKIQVIAIDFKELVGEGKQVKFE, from the coding sequence ATGTATAGGAAAGGGAGTAATTTTGAGAGGGAATTAAAAAGGGCTCTTGAGAAAAAAGGTTTTGCTGTAGTGAGGAGCGCGGGGAGTCATGGGGTAGATATAATTGCTGGAAAAAATGGAAATATTTATATATTTGAATGTAAATCAACATCAAAAGAAAAATTTTATGTTAAAAAAGAAGATATTGATAAGCTGATATCATTCTCAGAAACCTTTGGGGGAAAACCATACCTTGCATTAAAAATTAAAGGAAAGTGGTTATTTATAAACCCCTATCTATTGCATACGGATGGAAAAAATTACGCCTTAGAATATAAAAAAATACAAGTTATTGCCATAGATTTCAAAGAACTTGTAGGAGAAGGAAAGCAAGTTAAGTTCGAATGA
- a CDS encoding ATP-binding protein, whose protein sequence is MKFFNREKEIKEISVIIEGEPNLIYFIYGPINSGKTTLINHIINNELKKSNKKYAVFYVNFREYDISSMNNFVEALFEVDESSKSNKMREYIEYFTKGLNDIINISYGIKISEPLLDRLFGEKEKGRLVFKFIRDLFISLNNKGIQPVFILDELQMIKDIVMNGERPLLKSLFQFLVSLTKERHLAHCLCLTSDSLFIEYVYNTGELKDRSDYILVDDFDKEMALRFMDFLAEELLNKPLSEEQKELIYSTVGGKPILIHKVIDKMRYKELNTILDEMIKIEVSKLKKLLIRIKNNKFKGIDYNKVVNALSLFKKEYLIDEYTIDEDTKEFLIKENILFLNPQEGTLKPQSFLVWNAIKKVVYSQ, encoded by the coding sequence ATGAAATTCTTCAATAGAGAAAAAGAAATTAAAGAAATCTCAGTAATCATAGAGGGAGAACCTAATTTAATATATTTTATATATGGTCCTATAAACAGTGGTAAAACTACTTTAATAAATCACATAATAAACAATGAATTAAAAAAATCAAATAAGAAATATGCTGTCTTTTATGTTAATTTCAGAGAGTATGATATTTCGTCAATGAATAACTTTGTAGAAGCATTATTTGAGGTAGATGAAAGTAGCAAATCAAATAAAATGAGAGAATATATTGAATATTTTACAAAAGGATTAAATGATATTATAAATATCTCTTATGGTATAAAAATTTCAGAACCATTATTGGATAGATTGTTTGGAGAAAAGGAAAAAGGGAGATTGGTTTTCAAATTTATAAGAGATTTATTTATAAGTTTAAACAACAAAGGCATACAACCAGTATTTATTTTAGATGAACTCCAAATGATTAAAGACATTGTAATGAATGGTGAAAGACCATTACTAAAAAGTTTATTTCAATTTTTAGTATCTCTTACAAAAGAGCGGCATTTAGCTCACTGTCTATGTCTAACCTCCGATAGTTTATTTATTGAGTATGTTTATAATACTGGGGAGTTAAAGGATAGGTCTGACTATATCCTGGTAGATGATTTTGATAAAGAGATGGCTTTAAGATTTATGGATTTTTTAGCAGAAGAATTATTAAATAAACCCCTATCAGAAGAACAAAAAGAGTTAATCTATTCCACAGTTGGTGGAAAACCCATATTAATTCATAAAGTTATTGATAAAATGAGGTATAAAGAGTTAAATACTATTTTAGATGAAATGATTAAAATAGAGGTCTCTAAACTAAAAAAATTACTCATTAGAATAAAAAATAATAAATTCAAAGGAATAGACTATAATAAAGTAGTAAATGCACTTTCTTTATTTAAAAAAGAATATTTAATAGATGAATACACAATAGATGAAGATACTAAGGAATTTTTAATTAAAGAAAACATACTCTTTCTTAACCCACAGGAAGGAACATTAAAACCACAATCATTCTTAGTATGGAATGCTATTAAGAAAGTGGTTTATAGTCAGTGA
- a CDS encoding methanogenesis marker 17 protein, with protein MAEIFVDCKDEAGKKIYTKIIQTSLEDLILGKSILEVRMIIREDEPYFIIGVLPKQTTKLIRLRDFANIEETKKVDGKTIYKIKIEDETYLPQLLEKINIIDQPSRFEVVTDSPVDLDMVVYDAKKDFIAKVLDFMNRVFPEGMRVRKTFYGKAIASIASEKPFKKEWLDVALKLKEELENTKIIGF; from the coding sequence ATGGCAGAAATATTTGTGGATTGTAAGGACGAGGCAGGAAAAAAAATATATACAAAAATAATTCAAACGAGTCTTGAGGATTTGATACTTGGAAAATCTATTTTGGAAGTAAGGATGATTATAAGGGAGGATGAGCCCTATTTTATAATAGGAGTGTTACCAAAGCAAACAACAAAATTGATTAGGTTGAGGGATTTTGCAAATATTGAGGAAACAAAAAAGGTTGATGGGAAAACAATATACAAAATAAAAATAGAGGATGAAACATATTTACCTCAACTCCTTGAAAAGATAAACATTATTGACCAGCCATCAAGATTTGAAGTTGTGACAGATTCCCCAGTAGATTTGGATATGGTAGTTTATGACGCAAAAAAGGACTTCATAGCAAAGGTTCTTGATTTTATGAATAGAGTGTTCCCAGAAGGTATGAGGGTTAGGAAGACATTCTATGGAAAAGCAATAGCATCTATAGCATCAGAAAAACCATTTAAAAAAGAATGGTTGGATGTAGCTTTGAAATTAAAAGAAGAGTTGGAAAATACCAAAATAATAGGATTCTAA
- the purS gene encoding phosphoribosylformylglycinamidine synthase subunit PurS, with protein sequence MYKAIVTIKLKKGVLNPEGRTILRALNFLGYNEVKDAKTFKSIELLIEGDDEEKIKEKVDEMCRKLLANPVIHDYEIKLEKIE encoded by the coding sequence ATGTATAAAGCAATAGTCACTATCAAATTAAAAAAAGGTGTTTTGAACCCAGAAGGTAGGACAATATTGAGGGCTTTGAACTTTTTGGGATATAATGAAGTTAAAGATGCAAAAACCTTCAAAAGTATAGAGTTGTTGATTGAAGGGGATGATGAAGAGAAGATTAAGGAGAAAGTTGACGAAATGTGCAGAAAACTGTTGGCAAACCCTGTAATTCATGACTATGAGATTAAGTTGGAAAAGATTGAATAA
- a CDS encoding hydantoinase B/oxoprolinase family protein: protein MDTITIEVIRNSTSYIAEEMGIVLRNTSYSPNIKDRLDFSCAILSSNGELIAQAEHIPVHLGSMAVGVKNIIDYLSREGIDVEKDDIIIVNDPYIAGTHLNDITLLKPIFYDDEIVGYVANKAHHVDVGGKVPGSISSDAKELYQEGLIIPPSKLVENGELNKELLKLITSNVRVPKFTIGDLKAQISSLNIGVERILELMDKYTCRDVVESWKRSLDYTENYLKSKIRDIQCTCEGVDYLEYKDKLININVKIEINKGKIRVDFTGTHKQIDAPLNAVYGVTVASTSFALKSIIDPEMPMNHGIFRVVDIIAPEETIVNPKKPAPVAVGNVETSQRIVDVIFKALYNIFPDKVPAASNGSMNNVVIGGKGWAFYETIGGGFGGRYNKDGVDGVHANMTNTLNTPIEVIENEYPILVLEYSLREDSGGAGKYRGGLGIRRVYKVLSDCTLSLIAERIKISPWGVNGGYNGSPGEHYIIRDGKKIPLSGKDTVTLNSGDVVVINTPGGGGYGSPSQRNIDLILEDVKDGKISIDSAYRDYKVKIIKKGDKLIVDFKERH from the coding sequence CTCCAAATATTAAGGATAGGTTGGATTTTAGTTGTGCTATTTTATCATCCAACGGAGAATTAATAGCCCAGGCAGAGCACATTCCAGTGCATTTGGGAAGCATGGCTGTTGGAGTTAAGAATATAATTGATTATTTAAGTAGGGAAGGCATTGATGTTGAAAAAGATGATATAATCATTGTTAACGACCCATACATAGCAGGGACACATTTGAATGACATAACTCTTTTAAAGCCAATATTTTATGATGATGAGATAGTTGGATATGTTGCAAATAAAGCCCATCACGTTGATGTTGGTGGAAAAGTCCCGGGGAGTATAAGTAGTGATGCAAAAGAACTCTATCAAGAGGGCTTAATAATTCCCCCATCAAAACTTGTTGAAAATGGGGAACTTAACAAAGAACTTCTAAAATTGATAACTTCCAATGTAAGAGTTCCAAAATTTACAATTGGGGATTTAAAAGCCCAAATATCCTCATTAAATATTGGTGTTGAGAGAATTTTAGAGTTGATGGATAAATACACTTGCAGGGATGTTGTTGAATCCTGGAAAAGGAGCTTAGACTATACGGAAAATTACCTAAAATCAAAGATTAGAGATATCCAATGCACTTGTGAGGGAGTTGATTATCTCGAGTATAAGGATAAATTAATAAATATAAATGTAAAGATTGAGATAAATAAAGGCAAAATAAGGGTTGATTTCACTGGAACCCACAAGCAAATTGATGCCCCATTAAATGCCGTTTATGGAGTTACTGTTGCATCAACATCATTTGCATTAAAATCCATCATAGACCCAGAGATGCCAATGAACCATGGTATTTTTAGGGTTGTTGATATAATTGCTCCAGAAGAAACAATAGTTAATCCAAAAAAACCTGCTCCTGTAGCAGTTGGAAATGTTGAAACGTCTCAAAGGATTGTTGATGTTATCTTTAAGGCATTATACAACATCTTCCCAGACAAAGTTCCTGCAGCATCAAATGGGAGTATGAACAACGTGGTTATTGGAGGCAAAGGATGGGCGTTTTATGAGACCATTGGAGGAGGATTTGGGGGAAGATACAATAAAGATGGTGTTGATGGAGTACATGCAAACATGACAAACACACTAAACACTCCAATTGAGGTTATAGAAAACGAGTATCCAATCTTAGTTCTTGAATACTCACTGAGGGAAGATTCTGGTGGTGCTGGAAAGTATAGGGGTGGTTTGGGGATAAGAAGAGTTTATAAGGTTCTTTCAGATTGCACATTGTCTTTAATTGCTGAAAGGATAAAAATTTCTCCTTGGGGGGTTAATGGGGGTTATAATGGTTCTCCTGGAGAGCATTATATTATAAGGGACGGTAAAAAAATCCCACTATCTGGAAAGGATACAGTAACATTAAACAGCGGAGATGTTGTTGTTATAAACACGCCTGGTGGTGGAGGCTACGGCTCCCCAAGCCAAAGGAATATAGATTTAATTTTAGAAGATGTGAAGGATGGAAAAATATCTATTGATTCCGCATATCGTGATTACAAAGTAAAAATTATTAAAAAAGGAGATAAATTGATTGTTGATTTTAAAGAGAGGCATTAA
- a CDS encoding methanogenesis marker 6 protein, translating into MKTKVIVLADNAETTPSKLFRFLNSLNYDINVKETCFGAYIEGEDDVVDKVANIVRNLEKNRIFCKDRGFPIWDKRRCRAFRGGGPREGFHQLEAEQKILDKIAKALDEIEKEGIHQIDEIEKEKVDDKTKKLDVETFKKIIDEEFKHNQ; encoded by the coding sequence ATGAAGACAAAGGTAATTGTTTTAGCAGATAATGCAGAAACTACACCTTCAAAACTATTCAGATTTTTAAATTCATTGAATTATGACATAAATGTTAAGGAGACATGTTTTGGGGCATATATTGAAGGAGAAGATGATGTTGTTGATAAAGTGGCAAATATAGTTAGAAATCTTGAAAAAAATAGGATATTTTGTAAAGATAGAGGATTCCCAATTTGGGATAAGAGGAGATGTAGGGCATTTAGAGGAGGGGGTCCAAGAGAAGGTTTCCACCAATTAGAAGCAGAGCAAAAGATATTGGATAAAATTGCAAAGGCATTAGATGAGATTGAGAAAGAAGGAATTCATCAAATAGATGAAATAGAAAAAGAAAAAGTAGATGACAAGACTAAAAAACTTGATGTTGAAACATTTAAAAAGATTATTGATGAAGAATTTAAACATAATCAGTGA
- the purC gene encoding phosphoribosylaminoimidazolesuccinocarboxamide synthase: protein MDVNEIIKNPPIHKGKAKSVYEIDDEKVLIEFRDDITAGNGAKHDVKENKGFLNALISTKLFKVLEENGVPTHFIEYIEPRYMVAKKVEIIPIEVIVRNIAAGSLCRRYPFKEGQELNPPIVQFDYKNDEYGDPMLNDDIAIALGLATKEELEEIKNIALKVNEVLKKFFDEKGIILVDFKIEVGRTKDGKIVVADEISPDTMRLWDKETKDVLDKDVFRKDLGDVIAKYRIVAEKIGCL from the coding sequence ATGGACGTAAATGAGATAATAAAGAACCCACCAATACACAAGGGAAAGGCAAAATCAGTTTATGAGATAGATGATGAGAAGGTTTTAATTGAGTTTAGGGATGATATCACTGCTGGAAATGGAGCAAAGCACGATGTAAAAGAAAATAAAGGATTTTTAAATGCATTAATATCTACAAAGTTGTTTAAGGTTTTGGAGGAAAATGGAGTTCCAACACACTTTATTGAATATATTGAGCCAAGGTACATGGTTGCAAAGAAAGTTGAGATCATTCCAATTGAGGTTATAGTTAGAAACATTGCAGCAGGAAGTTTATGTAGAAGATACCCATTCAAAGAAGGGCAAGAGTTAAATCCACCAATTGTTCAATTTGACTATAAAAACGATGAATACGGAGATCCAATGTTAAACGATGATATTGCCATTGCATTGGGCTTGGCAACAAAAGAAGAACTTGAGGAGATTAAAAATATAGCTTTGAAGGTAAATGAGGTTTTGAAGAAATTCTTTGATGAGAAGGGAATAATTTTGGTTGATTTCAAAATAGAGGTTGGAAGAACAAAAGATGGCAAAATTGTCGTTGCAGATGAAATAAGCCCAGACACAATGAGGTTGTGGGACAAAGAAACAAAAGACGTTCTTGACAAGGATGTATTTAGGAAAGATTTAGGTGATGTCATAGCAAAATATAGAATCGTTGCTGAAAAAATTGGATGCCTATAA
- the cobT gene encoding nicotinate mononucleotide-dependent phosphoribosyltransferase CobT has product MSLITINENGFLDEIKGKKGLFSCVISSIETTKYVPISGVHRDVIAYTPAADMELVVLGKSICLPTPPIDATGCPSPATITRACVDLKNIPALTIDAGCFVKPNVPYIKVNENPTGDIRKGKAMKNSKELFEKGYTLGKNLIYDCLIVGESVPGGTTTALGVLIGLGYDAEGKVSSGSVNNPHELKMEVVRSGLKSAKIEIGKSSVFDVLNAVGDTMMPTVAGMAIAAVENKKPVILAGGTQMAAVLAVIKEINKDAIKSGLISIGTTEFVLNDKNADLKGIVEQIGDVPILASKFYYEKAKIDGLRAYCRGSVKEGVGAGGIAAYAYINGLKPDDVRRYVENNYYRWYKNIINMEINKE; this is encoded by the coding sequence ATGTCATTGATAACAATTAACGAGAATGGATTTTTAGATGAAATAAAGGGTAAAAAAGGATTGTTTTCTTGTGTTATCTCATCTATTGAAACAACAAAATATGTCCCTATCTCAGGTGTGCATAGGGATGTTATTGCCTACACTCCAGCTGCTGATATGGAGTTGGTGGTGTTGGGGAAAAGTATTTGTCTTCCCACTCCACCAATAGATGCAACTGGCTGCCCTTCCCCAGCAACAATTACAAGGGCATGCGTAGATTTAAAAAACATTCCCGCTCTAACCATTGATGCTGGATGTTTTGTTAAGCCAAACGTTCCATACATAAAGGTAAATGAAAACCCCACTGGAGATATAAGAAAAGGAAAGGCAATGAAAAATTCAAAAGAGTTATTTGAAAAGGGCTATACCCTCGGAAAAAATTTGATTTATGATTGTTTGATTGTTGGAGAGAGTGTCCCAGGAGGAACAACAACTGCATTGGGAGTTTTGATTGGTTTGGGTTATGATGCAGAGGGGAAAGTAAGTTCTGGTTCAGTAAATAACCCACACGAGTTAAAAATGGAAGTTGTAAGGAGTGGATTAAAAAGTGCGAAAATAGAAATTGGGAAGAGCAGTGTTTTTGATGTTTTAAATGCTGTTGGAGATACTATGATGCCTACTGTTGCAGGTATGGCAATTGCAGCAGTGGAAAATAAAAAGCCAGTAATCTTGGCTGGTGGAACACAGATGGCAGCAGTTCTTGCGGTTATAAAGGAGATAAATAAAGATGCCATAAAAAGTGGATTAATTTCAATAGGAACAACAGAATTTGTATTAAATGACAAAAATGCTGATTTAAAGGGAATTGTTGAGCAGATCGGGGATGTTCCAATACTCGCATCAAAATTCTACTATGAAAAGGCAAAAATTGATGGTCTGAGGGCATATTGCAGAGGTTCTGTAAAAGAGGGTGTTGGTGCTGGAGGTATTGCTGCTTATGCGTATATAAATGGATTAAAGCCAGATGATGTTAGAAGATATGTAGAAAACAACTATTATAGATGGTATAAAAATATAATAAATATGGAGATAAACAAAGAGTAG